CAATGATATATATACAAAGCTATTCATACACTATATAGTGGTATAGATGTTTACTTGTATGAAAGAACTTCCAGTCAAAAAATACATGCAAGAACTGATTGATACATCAAGGATACATACAAATTACAAATGGGATCAGCAGGCGTATTGAAGAACGGAACAAGATTCAAACTGCGCTGAGCAAGTGAGTGACAACAAAATTAGTGATATTAAGTTATGAACTAGCCAATGACTACCAAACCTAATCTAGAGAACAAAAGGGAGCCTATTATGCAAGAGGACAGAACCAAATAGCCATGTTGTGACAGGAGTTTACAGGTCAATAGTTTCAGAACAAATTTTCTGAAAATTCATTACTGAAAATATATGAGTTCACTTTTCACATTGCACAGATGACAATTGAACTCCATTACTAACTTATCTTTGAATATATAATGTTTAAGATGAAGAAACTGATACAACAAATATTAAACGTACATGCATGGAGGCATGTTCTCTCGCTGCATTCTAGGCCCTTCCTTGAGAAGATTATGAGGCAGTAAATggtgaagaaaaaaggaaaaagttcTTTCACAAAATCTGAACATACCAAATTCCATGATGTAACACTCCACCTGTTGGCTAGCTTGGAGCCTTGGAAATATCAACACTTCCTAAAACATCCCTTATCGGCAGGGTCTCAGGATCCAGTGCCATCAATCCAGTTCTGAATCCAAGAATTTTGGGCACACTGTCCACACTTTCGATGCTTATGCTGCCACTTGCATTGCCATATTCTTACCTTCTATTAGAACGCCTGAGGGGCCTGTCACTGCCATCAAACTCACTACTTCTATCCCAGCTTCTTCTTTCATTTCTTTGCGAACCTCTTGAGCCATGATCTTGCTGATTACCCCTCCCTCTGCGATCAAACTCACTACTATTATCCCAATTTCTTCCTGCATTTCTTTGTGAACCTCTTGAGCCATGATCTTGCTGATTACCCCTTCCTCTGCGATTCCTATCAAAGGGCGACCCACCATCATGCACATCAACACTCCTGAACTGATCGTTGCCTCTTGTCCTACCATAACGGTCCCCACTAGCGCTTCTACTATTTAAGTTAGAGGTTCTGGCAGGGAAGTTTCCTCTGAAATTTGTGGAGGACCTGTTCCTCCTATCATCTGACTGTAACTCATCATCCATGTCAGAGTCCATATCAGGAACTGTTTCACGGCCTCCCTGTTTACGCCTTTGTTTAGATCTAAAACCATTGTCAACATCCTCATCAAAATCAGAAATAACCCCATCATTACTCTCTGAGCCAAAAGATGCGCTTCTGCGGTTGTTCGAACCGCTCCAACCTCTGGTTTTCTGCCAAGAATCAGCAATATGACTAGATCTTAGGGAGGGTTCATCAAATTCATCATCGTCAGCTGAACCTGTTGCTTCATCCTTTGCCCCGTAATTGGAATTTCTACTGTGAGCAAATTCGTTCAAGTCTTCTGAATCAGAAGAAGCATTCTCAAGGTCAGAATAACTCACCCTCGACACACCACCTGTCTGACCACCTTTTGACAAATCAAGCTCGTAACTGTCAATATCGtcctcttcgtcatcaaaatcatcaaaaccAACTCTAGATGAGTTCAAGTTGTCTCTTCCACTGAACTTTCTCTCTCTTCCCTCGCTCCTTGGTTCATCCATTCCAAAGAATTTCTCGGCCTCAGAACCCTTTGTATTATCTCTATATGAGTTGTCCACAGATGAGCTCTCCCTGACTTTGGATGAATCAGCAAACTCAAATGCTGCAACATCAGCACCATCCGATTCATTATCATCAAAGTCAAAGTTCCACGCATTAGAAACGTCAGGCTTGCGAGCTGGTCTTTCCAACCGTTTCCGCGGTGCAGATTGATATTCTTCCATTTGGCTGTTGGTGTATTCATCTGGAGGACGGTTATGTTCACAATGGAAACATGACATGTTCCGTCTGTAGTTCAAAAAATTGCACCTAGATATTGATAGAAAAATGTGTAAGGATGACAAATTATCACAATTTTATTCATGAATGGTTCAAATGTGCACTGTTTCCTTTATCGTTCCTTGTTTGCATAACTATTAACTAATTGCCTCTTGAGAAACAAATGACAGCACAGAGAAACGTATTCGACATAAATAATGAAGAAAGATAATCAGATACCAAGCTATTATTCACAGGCGTGTTCTTAGACAGATAACAAACATGGATGTGATAAATATGAGGCATACTAGGAAACTGCTGTGTATAAGTTCAAAAAATAGACCAAATAAATCTGTGGTAAGTAAGCTAACCGAGGACACTCCCACTCTCCAGGTAGAAGTTGCCTTTTGGGACGCTTAGCATCACACTGCAAGCAAATTGTATTTTTAGCAAAGTTCATGAAGTCACACCTGCAACCACATACTTCAGAAAATAAGAATCGCTCCTGAAGTCAACATTCTATAAATTACAGGTGAGACAGGTTAATGTACTTTGGGCAGAGCCAGTCTCCTTTCTTCATCTCTACGTCATCACGTCCAACTCGTCTCTTTGGTGGTGGAGGCGGTTGCTTCACCTTAGGTGGCAACTTCCTGATTACAGGGGGTGGAAGATTGGGGTCAATAGGAACAGCACTCAGCTTGGCAATCTCATGTATTAATTTCCGAACGACGGTCTTCACGGATTTCAGTTTGAGAAGTGGTTTGTTCTCCACAGTCCCCTTTATATGATCAAAACCATAGACCAATAAAATACGCATAACATCAAGAGTCCGAGCTTCATCTTCTTTACGTGTAAGGATATAGCCTCTTGAGCATGAATTTCGCAAATTACACTTACTGCACACCTGCAAATCAGGAGCAAAATAAAGAAATGAGAAGATTACACCTTGCCTGGTCTTTCTAGTGTATTTTCATCTTTCATGTTTATATAGCAGTCAGTAGGAGTCCATAAGAAACGAGGAACTGAACGCCGAACCAAACTGTTGAGAGATGTATTGGTAATTAGTTGTGGGTATGTAACAGTCACCTCTGTTATGCAaatactccgttccaaaatagatggctcaactttgtactaactttatactaagttagtacaaagttgggccatctattttggaacggagggagtacatattaacaagaaaattaagtggcATGTTGAAAAAGTCTAAATACATATACAATTGCGGCTATTTACTCCTATTGCTACAAAACGCAGACCTATCACGCCAGTGAATGTTGTGTTAATCTTTAATAAAATCAAGAAAGGCAATAAACTATCATAACAATAGCAGCAACCATTTACATAAACATAGTAGCAAATAAGGAGTTGGAAATAGATAG
This is a stretch of genomic DNA from Triticum dicoccoides isolate Atlit2015 ecotype Zavitan unplaced genomic scaffold, WEW_v2.0 scaffold38583-4, whole genome shotgun sequence. It encodes these proteins:
- the LOC119346081 gene encoding uncharacterized protein LOC119346081, yielding MAASRFLTLLRRRRSILNPSLLYRRLAFSSSPPPPSPESPSAPSSSKPPSLSARLSFVFDQLDALDRNRSSDLSARDAALRRIQSWRLPAPPPPDAPLPPPPPPPRPEPGGQPERHVEAAATATVGQEVAAEGLESMSVADVLRREVELVHPWPEWIELMERLAQQRYFDLGGGSGGADQESRLAAAVPMDLSEVAEESGFDFSRDWTTVKNACMNFGRDRFDILKPLPRKDLQVLVGHGCPSMDPKVVFSAKLIRKLVHLDEGDVCSKCNLRNSCSRGYILTRKEDEARTLDVMRILLVYGFDHIKGTVENKPLLKLKSVKTVVRKLIHEIAKLSAVPIDPNLPPPVIRKLPPKVKQPPPPPKRRVGRDDVEMKKGDWLCPKCDFMNFAKNTICLQCDAKRPKRQLLPGEWECPRCNFLNYRRNMSCFHCEHNRPPDEYTNSQMEEYQSAPRKRLERPARKPDVSNAWNFDFDDNESDGADVAAFEFADSSKVRESSSVDNSYRDNTKGSEAEKFFGMDEPRSEGRERKFSGRDNLNSSRVGFDDFDDEEDDIDSYELDLSKGGQTGGVSRVSYSDLENASSDSEDLNEFAHSRNSNYGAKDEATGSADDDEFDEPSLRSSHIADSWQKTRGWSGSNNRRSASFGSESNDGVISDFDEDVDNGFRSKQRRKQGGRETVPDMDSDMDDELQSDDRRNRSSTNFRGNFPARTSNLNSRSASGDRYGRTRGNDQFRSVDVHDGGSPFDRNRRGRGNQQDHGSRGSQRNAGRNWDNSSEFDRRGRGNQQDHGSRGSQRNERRSWDRSSEFDGSDRPLRRSNRR